A stretch of the Archangium violaceum genome encodes the following:
- a CDS encoding AI-2E family transporter: MDPERPVRSPIEPVNEREPVPVPRSQVTVKTVLTICCTVVGVVAAIYLLIHGIVTITLSVTAVLLAVAFNHGVERLERWGLRRPLAIGVVMSVVLGAIVGASFLIIPPTVAQVRDLVDRLPELNERMHQTQLFQWLDARFRIDQRLGSLGTGNTGLLQWAVNPAMRLLGGLVTGAGAFLTVLFLVVFMLAYGGRVVRGVLAESLPAHRQRYERVLGKVYHSVGGYLSGLAIIGVVNAVFASLFLAIIGVPFFLPLGILSGLGSLIPLLGATLAGFVLCLVALASGGPLEAVVVFVYVCCYQQFENHVLAPVIYKRTVELNPLVTLLGILLFAELAGVLGAFLAVPVVGACQIVIRELLLLRRERLNLPLKGDVAEQLEKRGLRRPPFWRRPRHA, encoded by the coding sequence GTGGATCCCGAGAGGCCCGTTCGTTCGCCCATCGAGCCCGTGAATGAGCGCGAGCCGGTGCCGGTGCCTCGCTCACAGGTGACGGTGAAGACCGTGCTCACCATCTGCTGCACCGTGGTGGGGGTGGTGGCCGCCATCTATCTGCTGATTCACGGCATCGTCACCATCACCCTCAGCGTGACGGCCGTCCTCCTGGCGGTGGCGTTCAACCATGGTGTGGAGCGGCTGGAGCGGTGGGGGTTGAGGCGGCCCCTGGCCATCGGTGTGGTCATGTCCGTGGTGTTGGGGGCCATCGTCGGCGCGAGCTTCCTCATCATTCCGCCCACGGTGGCGCAGGTGAGGGACCTGGTCGACCGCCTGCCCGAGCTCAACGAGCGCATGCACCAGACCCAGCTCTTCCAGTGGCTCGACGCGCGGTTCCGCATCGACCAGCGGCTGGGCTCGCTCGGGACGGGCAATACCGGGCTCCTGCAGTGGGCCGTGAACCCGGCCATGCGCCTGCTGGGGGGATTGGTGACGGGGGCGGGCGCCTTCCTCACCGTGCTCTTCCTCGTCGTCTTCATGCTGGCCTACGGCGGCCGGGTGGTGCGGGGGGTGCTCGCCGAATCCCTTCCGGCCCATCGCCAGCGCTACGAGCGGGTGTTGGGCAAGGTGTACCACTCGGTGGGAGGCTACCTGAGCGGGCTGGCCATCATCGGCGTGGTGAATGCCGTCTTCGCCAGCCTCTTCCTGGCCATCATCGGCGTCCCCTTCTTCCTGCCGCTCGGAATCCTCTCCGGTCTGGGAAGCCTCATCCCGCTGCTGGGCGCCACCCTGGCCGGCTTCGTGCTCTGTCTGGTTGCGCTGGCCTCGGGCGGGCCGCTCGAGGCCGTGGTGGTGTTCGTCTACGTCTGCTGCTACCAGCAGTTCGAGAACCACGTGCTGGCGCCCGTCATCTACAAGCGCACCGTGGAGCTCAACCCGTTGGTGACGCTGCTCGGCATCCTCCTCTTCGCGGAGCTGGCCGGGGTGCTCGGCGCCTTCCTCGCGGTGCCCGTCGTGGGCGCCTGTCAGATCGTCATCCGCGAGCTGCTCCTGCTGCGGCGCGAGCGCCTCAACCTGCCGCTGAAGGGAGATGTGGCGGAGCAGCTCGAGAAGCGGGGGCTGCGGCGCCCACCCTTCTGGCGCAGGCCACGGCACGCGTGA
- a CDS encoding SDR family NAD(P)-dependent oxidoreductase — protein sequence MNRTLELRARWTLVTGASSGLGQEIARSIARDHGGNVLVVARRRERLETLCEELRSQYGVQTAFITADLSNPDDVERVFTEATRERDIHGVVLNAGVTYWGEALKLDWSEFQAMLDTNVTSMVRLSTLFAKHFVERRTEGGMMFVSSVSAFIPVPYQAAYSGTKAFILSYGQALGQEMRPHGVSVTVFAPGGITTELLDKAGLSNRFKAGDVGMMSATDCATHALRAFVHRKELYVPGLLNQTLALAARLLPRGFLAQRTAAMYRPER from the coding sequence ATGAATCGAACGCTGGAGCTTCGAGCGCGGTGGACCCTCGTCACCGGCGCTTCTTCCGGATTGGGGCAGGAGATCGCCCGTTCCATCGCGAGGGACCATGGCGGCAACGTGCTGGTGGTGGCGCGGCGGCGCGAGCGGCTGGAGACGCTGTGCGAGGAGCTGCGCTCGCAGTATGGCGTGCAGACGGCCTTCATCACGGCGGACCTGTCGAACCCCGATGACGTGGAGCGCGTCTTCACCGAGGCCACGCGCGAGCGGGACATCCACGGTGTCGTGCTCAACGCGGGCGTGACGTACTGGGGCGAGGCGCTGAAGCTGGACTGGAGCGAGTTCCAGGCCATGCTGGACACCAACGTCACCAGCATGGTGCGGCTGTCCACCCTCTTCGCGAAGCACTTCGTCGAGCGGCGGACGGAGGGCGGGATGATGTTCGTCTCCAGCGTGTCGGCCTTCATCCCGGTGCCGTACCAGGCGGCCTACAGCGGCACCAAGGCCTTCATCCTCAGCTATGGCCAGGCGCTGGGACAGGAGATGCGGCCCCACGGGGTGTCCGTCACCGTCTTCGCGCCGGGTGGCATCACCACCGAGCTGCTGGACAAGGCGGGGCTCTCCAACCGCTTCAAGGCGGGAGACGTGGGAATGATGAGTGCCACGGACTGCGCCACGCACGCGCTGCGCGCCTTCGTCCACCGCAAGGAGCTCTACGTCCCCGGACTGCTCAACCAGACGTTGGCGCTGGCCGCGAGGCTGCTCCCGCGCGGCTTCCTGGCGCAGCGCACGGCCGCCATGTACCGGCCCGAGCGCTGA
- a CDS encoding SGNH/GDSL hydrolase family protein produces MFSRPNGQGVSLAVTLAATLVVGGDAFASTINQNTSWTIKRSGATSTYRVVAYGDSIFAGYNGSFFSVAKRAAPLVEGEYLAKDFNANIEVVRRTKSGAKADDIYNNKIVAERSYMQTSNTRVVTFEMCGNDYLQARSAFSSQTGTCSYSGLDKALANCTTYTEKAMQAINTYATAAKAKIVMNIYYPGFDADNVLTSCTDPSTGAKINKRARFLPYLAKSNWRTCNLAEKYGFKCADAFAEMMAADYDSNGDGQIDRDAIRYRSGESEAAYVTRITSTFAGTLRDANTHFVSSSASYDYIQSDNTHPTYYGSTIGTGSGSGAPDFSDSAIVNGQNAQWNKWGHERTGWILSTLDPATP; encoded by the coding sequence ATGTTCTCTCGTCCCAACGGGCAAGGTGTATCCCTTGCCGTGACGCTGGCGGCTACCCTCGTGGTGGGCGGCGATGCGTTCGCGAGCACCATCAACCAGAACACCTCGTGGACCATCAAACGCTCGGGCGCGACCAGCACGTACCGCGTGGTGGCCTACGGCGATTCGATCTTCGCGGGCTACAATGGCTCGTTCTTCAGCGTGGCGAAGCGCGCGGCGCCGCTGGTCGAGGGCGAGTACCTGGCCAAGGACTTCAATGCCAACATCGAGGTCGTCCGCCGCACCAAGTCGGGCGCGAAGGCCGACGACATCTACAACAACAAGATCGTCGCCGAGCGCTCGTACATGCAGACGAGCAACACCCGCGTGGTGACGTTCGAGATGTGCGGCAACGACTACCTGCAGGCGCGCTCTGCCTTCTCGAGCCAGACGGGCACCTGCAGCTACTCCGGCCTGGACAAGGCGCTGGCCAACTGCACCACGTACACGGAGAAGGCCATGCAGGCCATCAACACGTACGCGACGGCGGCCAAGGCCAAGATCGTCATGAACATCTACTACCCGGGCTTCGACGCGGACAACGTGCTCACCAGCTGCACGGATCCCAGCACGGGCGCGAAGATCAACAAGCGCGCCAGGTTCCTGCCCTACCTGGCCAAGAGCAACTGGCGCACCTGCAACCTGGCGGAGAAGTACGGCTTCAAGTGCGCGGACGCGTTCGCGGAGATGATGGCGGCCGACTACGACTCCAACGGTGACGGGCAGATCGACCGTGATGCCATCCGCTACCGCTCGGGCGAGTCCGAGGCGGCCTACGTGACCCGCATCACCAGCACGTTCGCCGGCACCCTGCGCGATGCCAACACGCACTTCGTCAGCTCGAGCGCCAGCTACGACTACATCCAGTCCGACAACACGCACCCGACCTACTACGGCTCGACGATCGGGACGGGCTCGGGCTCGGGCGCGCCGGACTTCAGTGACTCGGCCATCGTGAACGGCCAGAACGCGCAGTGGAACAAGTGGGGCCACGAGCGCACGGGTTGGATCCTCTCCACGCTGGATCCGGCCACGCCGTAA
- a CDS encoding sensor histidine kinase, with protein sequence MHRFLSTATAMVFLPALIALGALLGVFQVIRVERDSVRRYAAAAERSMATERQRADGERLGRLVRGYLLSPDARTLRELELSRERLESALGRMFAGSQASQERELLSESARVQARLFSIAWELLEQRQRGVPLERLLVRVARELQPAREELSEKLSLLVRHQRDEMDEARNEARRVVSRSVRMYLLGIAVAMAVLVAQSVLVVRELRRRHAAQEEAERNAAERAASEARFAGIVSIAADAIISVDEPGAITLFNTGAEVIFGYSAPEVLGQPLEVLLPERFRASHRGFMRSFAQGPGAARRMGERQLIFGLRKTGEEFPAEAAISRLEVDGKRILTVILRDVSAQKRVEEEQRFLARAGEILSSSLDPERTPSSIAQLAVRSLADWCIVYLWEGGQVRRAEVAHRVPGKQELAAALRDVPLGEHLPFFLREMWMRREPVLLPRFTPELLASSARDAAHLELLQRLAPRSLLGVPLVANERFFGALVFISSESGRIYTEGDLEFARGLGRLASLAVENARLYQAARGATRARDDVLGIVAHDLRSPLNSIVLGIQALRRRGRGPLEAPGVEALDSLLSSAQRMGRLIEDLLDVARLDAGQLSISPSPQSTEGLLREAVDVARPQAGRVHLLLDEPGALPPVLADRDRLLQVFSNLLGNALKFTPPGGEVRAGAWLEGEAVCFYVRDTGPGIAPEALEHIFDRFWQADRRDRRGAGLGLSIAQGLVEAHGGRLRVESEPGRGSTFFFTVPVASSSSIGRDSGAPPPA encoded by the coding sequence ATGCACCGATTCCTTTCCACCGCTACCGCGATGGTCTTCCTTCCCGCGTTGATCGCGCTGGGGGCGCTCCTGGGGGTCTTCCAGGTGATACGGGTGGAGCGGGATTCGGTGCGGCGCTACGCCGCCGCCGCCGAGCGCTCCATGGCCACCGAGCGCCAGCGCGCGGATGGCGAGCGCCTGGGCCGGCTCGTCCGCGGCTACCTCCTCTCTCCGGATGCGCGAACGCTGAGGGAGCTCGAGCTCTCGCGTGAGCGATTGGAGAGCGCCCTGGGGCGGATGTTCGCGGGGAGCCAGGCTTCGCAGGAGAGGGAGTTGTTGTCGGAGAGCGCACGTGTCCAGGCTCGCCTGTTCTCCATCGCATGGGAGTTGCTGGAGCAGCGCCAGCGAGGCGTGCCTCTCGAGCGGCTCCTGGTGCGTGTTGCCCGGGAGCTCCAGCCCGCGCGGGAGGAGTTGAGCGAGAAGCTCTCGCTGCTGGTTCGCCACCAGCGCGACGAGATGGATGAGGCCCGGAACGAGGCCCGCCGTGTGGTGTCCCGCTCGGTACGCATGTACCTGCTCGGGATCGCGGTGGCCATGGCCGTCCTGGTGGCGCAGTCGGTGCTCGTGGTGCGCGAGCTCCGCCGCAGACATGCGGCGCAGGAGGAGGCGGAGCGGAACGCGGCCGAGCGCGCGGCCTCGGAGGCCCGGTTCGCGGGCATCGTCTCCATCGCCGCGGATGCCATCATCTCCGTCGACGAGCCGGGGGCCATCACCCTCTTCAACACCGGGGCGGAGGTCATCTTCGGCTACAGCGCGCCGGAGGTGCTCGGGCAGCCGCTGGAGGTGCTCCTTCCGGAGCGCTTTCGAGCCAGCCACCGCGGGTTCATGCGTTCCTTCGCCCAGGGCCCGGGGGCGGCCCGGCGGATGGGCGAGCGCCAGCTCATCTTTGGCCTGCGGAAGACGGGCGAGGAGTTCCCCGCCGAGGCGGCCATTTCCAGGCTCGAGGTGGACGGGAAGCGCATCCTGACCGTCATCCTGCGGGACGTCTCCGCCCAGAAGCGCGTGGAGGAGGAACAGCGCTTCCTGGCGAGGGCCGGAGAAATCCTCTCCTCCTCACTCGACCCGGAGCGGACGCCCTCCAGCATCGCCCAGCTCGCGGTGCGGTCGCTCGCGGACTGGTGCATCGTCTATTTGTGGGAGGGTGGACAGGTGCGCCGTGCGGAAGTGGCCCACCGGGTGCCAGGGAAGCAGGAGCTGGCGGCCGCGCTCCGGGACGTTCCCCTCGGTGAGCACCTTCCCTTCTTCCTGCGCGAGATGTGGATGCGCCGCGAGCCCGTGCTCCTTCCTCGTTTCACGCCGGAGCTTCTCGCGTCTTCGGCGCGCGACGCCGCGCACCTCGAGCTGCTCCAACGGTTGGCGCCGCGCTCGCTCCTGGGGGTTCCCCTCGTGGCGAACGAGCGGTTCTTCGGAGCGCTCGTGTTCATCTCCTCCGAGTCCGGGCGCATCTACACCGAGGGCGACCTGGAGTTCGCGCGGGGGTTGGGGCGGCTCGCCAGCCTGGCGGTCGAGAACGCGCGGTTGTACCAGGCCGCCCGTGGTGCCACCCGGGCCCGCGACGATGTGCTGGGCATCGTCGCCCACGACTTGCGCAGCCCCTTGAATTCAATCGTCCTCGGCATCCAGGCGCTGCGGCGGCGGGGGCGGGGCCCCCTGGAGGCACCCGGCGTGGAGGCGCTGGACTCGCTCCTCTCCTCCGCCCAGCGCATGGGCCGGTTGATTGAAGACCTGTTGGACGTGGCCCGGCTGGACGCCGGTCAGTTGTCCATCAGCCCGAGCCCGCAGTCCACCGAGGGGCTCCTACGGGAGGCTGTCGATGTCGCTCGTCCACAGGCGGGGCGGGTCCACCTGCTGCTCGATGAGCCCGGAGCACTGCCGCCCGTCCTCGCCGATCGGGACCGGCTCCTGCAGGTGTTCTCCAACCTGTTGGGCAATGCGCTGAAGTTCACCCCACCGGGAGGCGAGGTGAGGGCGGGCGCCTGGTTGGAGGGGGAGGCCGTCTGCTTCTACGTGCGGGACACCGGGCCGGGAATCGCCCCGGAGGCGCTCGAGCACATCTTCGATCGCTTCTGGCAGGCCGACCGGCGGGACCGTCGCGGAGCGGGGCTCGGGCTGTCCATCGCCCAGGGGCTCGTCGAGGCACATGGCGGAAGGCTCCGGGTGGAGAGCGAGCCCGGTCGCGGCAGCACCTTCTTCTTCACCGTGCCTGTCGCATCCTCCTCGTCCATCGGGCGGGACTCCGGCGCGCCTCCTCCTGCGTGA
- a CDS encoding APC family permease, translating to MAVDEATSSPQPTLVRTLGLGSLTVYGVGDMLGAGVYGLMGRAAGLMGNAVWLAFVMAMLVALLTGLSYANIGSRYPRAAGAPYVVHRAFRAPFISFLIGLGVAASGLTSMATGSRVIAGYVQSLGVGLPTGVLAVGFLMLLSLVVFRGMRESTWMNMLCTGVELSGLLIVIGVGVGSWGSVDYFEVPPPEAGGMEAGLTLGLLLQGAVLTFFSFIGFEDILNVAEEVKRPRVVLPLGLMLALLIATLLYVLVAISAVSVLSYRELGQSKAALVDVVRKAAPAFPPILFTAISIFAVANTALLNYVMGSRLLYGMSRQGLLPVFLGRIHSGRRTPHVAILVLLGVVLTLVLLGDIRQLADATSLLLLMAFVVVNGALVVLKFRPNEPRGSFEVPVVVPMAGVLVCLVMIIGRVFGPGADARAPLIAGGIITGIGLLYVLRRPRHVVVEEGPEHP from the coding sequence ATGGCCGTCGACGAAGCCACCTCCTCCCCGCAACCGACCCTGGTCCGGACCCTGGGCCTGGGCTCCCTGACGGTCTATGGCGTGGGGGACATGCTCGGGGCGGGTGTCTACGGGCTGATGGGCAGGGCCGCGGGCCTCATGGGCAATGCCGTCTGGCTGGCCTTCGTCATGGCCATGCTCGTCGCCCTGCTGACGGGCCTGAGCTACGCGAACATCGGCTCGCGCTACCCACGCGCGGCGGGTGCGCCCTATGTCGTCCACCGCGCTTTCCGAGCCCCCTTCATCTCGTTCCTCATTGGCCTGGGCGTGGCGGCCTCCGGGCTGACGTCCATGGCCACCGGCTCGCGTGTCATCGCCGGCTATGTGCAGTCCCTGGGGGTGGGGTTGCCGACCGGGGTGCTGGCCGTCGGGTTCCTGATGTTGCTGTCGCTCGTCGTCTTCCGGGGCATGCGTGAGAGCACGTGGATGAACATGCTGTGCACGGGCGTCGAGCTCTCCGGGTTGTTGATCGTCATCGGCGTGGGTGTGGGCTCGTGGGGCTCCGTCGACTACTTCGAGGTTCCTCCGCCGGAGGCGGGCGGCATGGAGGCGGGCCTCACCCTGGGCCTGTTGCTCCAGGGCGCGGTGCTGACGTTCTTCTCGTTCATCGGCTTCGAGGACATCCTCAACGTCGCCGAGGAGGTGAAGCGGCCGCGCGTCGTCCTTCCGTTGGGGTTGATGCTGGCCCTGCTGATCGCCACGCTCCTCTACGTGCTGGTGGCGATCTCCGCCGTGTCGGTGCTGTCCTACCGCGAGCTGGGGCAGTCGAAGGCCGCGCTGGTGGACGTGGTGCGCAAGGCCGCTCCCGCTTTTCCTCCCATCCTCTTCACGGCCATCAGCATCTTCGCGGTCGCCAACACGGCCCTGCTCAACTACGTCATGGGCTCCCGGTTGCTGTACGGCATGTCCCGTCAGGGGTTGCTCCCGGTGTTCCTGGGCCGGATCCACTCCGGCCGTCGTACGCCGCACGTCGCCATCCTCGTCCTGCTGGGCGTCGTGCTGACCCTGGTACTGTTGGGGGACATCCGCCAGCTCGCCGACGCCACGTCACTGTTGCTCCTGATGGCCTTCGTGGTGGTGAACGGGGCGCTGGTCGTCCTGAAGTTCCGCCCGAACGAGCCCCGGGGTTCCTTCGAGGTTCCGGTGGTCGTCCCCATGGCGGGGGTGCTGGTCTGTCTGGTGATGATCATCGGCCGCGTGTTCGGGCCCGGGGCGGATGCACGCGCGCCCCTCATCGCGGGCGGCATCATCACGGGCATCGGTCTGCTGTATGTCCTCCGGCGGCCGAGGCACGTGGTGGTGGAAGAGGGGCCGGAGCACCCCTAG
- a CDS encoding NAD-dependent protein deacetylase, which produces MTALLERPSVFDATEGVEALASLLRGRRIVVLTGAGCSTESGIPDYRGPGTLARARNPIQHREFLTRPEVRARYWARSLLGWPRFSSARPNAAHQSLAALERDGHVLGLITQNVDRLHHAAGSQRVIELHGALARVRCLDCEAIELRTELQERLLALNPGFTEHTAEPRPDGDAELPVETVLAFRVAGCTRCGGTLKPDVVFFGDNVPPPTVEAAFALLEEGDALLVVGSSLAVYSGFRFLQRAADRHMPIGLLNIGECRGGELVDVRVEARAGEILPRLVEALTTG; this is translated from the coding sequence ATGACCGCACTCCTGGAACGACCGTCCGTTTTCGACGCGACCGAGGGCGTGGAGGCCCTGGCCTCGCTGCTTCGGGGCCGCCGCATCGTGGTGCTCACGGGCGCCGGGTGCAGCACCGAGTCGGGCATCCCGGACTACCGCGGGCCCGGTACGCTCGCTCGCGCTCGCAATCCCATCCAGCATCGCGAGTTCCTCACCCGTCCCGAGGTCCGGGCGCGCTACTGGGCCCGGAGCCTGCTCGGTTGGCCGCGGTTCTCGTCGGCCCGTCCCAACGCGGCGCATCAATCGCTGGCGGCCCTGGAGCGCGACGGCCACGTGCTCGGCCTCATCACCCAGAACGTGGACCGTCTGCACCACGCCGCCGGCAGCCAGCGGGTCATCGAGCTGCATGGGGCGCTCGCCCGGGTGCGGTGTCTGGATTGTGAGGCCATCGAGCTCCGGACGGAGTTGCAGGAGCGGCTGCTGGCGCTCAACCCCGGCTTCACGGAGCACACCGCCGAGCCGCGGCCGGATGGAGATGCCGAGCTGCCGGTGGAGACCGTGCTGGCGTTCCGGGTGGCCGGCTGTACCCGCTGCGGTGGGACGCTGAAGCCAGACGTGGTGTTCTTCGGCGACAACGTTCCCCCGCCCACCGTGGAGGCCGCGTTCGCGCTGCTCGAGGAGGGGGATGCGCTGCTGGTGGTGGGCTCGTCCCTGGCCGTCTACTCGGGCTTCCGCTTCCTCCAGCGCGCCGCCGATCGTCACATGCCCATCGGTCTGCTCAACATCGGCGAGTGCCGTGGCGGTGAGTTGGTGGATGTGCGCGTGGAGGCGCGTGCCGGCGAGATATTGCCCCGGCTCGTGGAGGCGCTCACCACCGGCTGA
- a CDS encoding GNAT family N-acetyltransferase, whose product MPAVIRPATPEDLPALAAALAPLPLFKAYGLDATALAARFRGALERGEGLLMASDESGPVGVCWFLTRGTFGTGAYLRTLAIREDRHGSGLGAQLLAAYEAGCGEPSGGYFLLTSDFNEGAQRFYQRHGYRQVGALPDFAVPGVSELVFWKPRVRG is encoded by the coding sequence ATGCCCGCAGTCATCCGCCCCGCGACCCCGGAGGACCTTCCGGCGTTGGCCGCCGCGCTGGCGCCACTCCCGCTCTTCAAGGCCTACGGCCTGGATGCCACCGCCCTGGCGGCCCGCTTCCGTGGCGCGCTCGAGCGGGGCGAGGGGTTGCTCATGGCCTCCGACGAGAGTGGTCCGGTGGGCGTGTGTTGGTTCCTCACCCGGGGCACCTTCGGTACCGGCGCCTACCTGCGCACGCTCGCGATCCGTGAGGATCGCCATGGCTCGGGCCTCGGCGCGCAACTGCTCGCGGCCTACGAGGCCGGTTGTGGAGAGCCCTCCGGGGGCTACTTCCTGCTCACCTCCGACTTCAACGAGGGGGCACAGCGCTTCTACCAACGCCACGGGTACCGTCAGGTCGGCGCGCTCCCGGACTTCGCCGTCCCGGGAGTCTCCGAGCTCGTCTTCTGGAAGCCCCGCGTCAGGGGATGA
- a CDS encoding polysaccharide deacetylase family protein: protein MARRSPVHSFLALAALVTSACAWVPSTEPEAPLPREQQAPVVQEPTASVTAPIVTNGSRNRMRIALTFDACSTHKNEYDERVIRTLVETGTPATLFIGGGWALANPGRVQELAQYPGFEFGNHTFSHPHMPRVKDDRKVLEELQRTQRVVYDLSGRIPKYFRPPFGEVDLRVAWIASQAALTTINYDLPSGDPDRSITPKRLVDWVLRQASPGGIVVMHMNHKRFPTAQALPDVIKGLRKRGFELVTVGTLLEDDTWPTCMPSEEPERPVVANFIP from the coding sequence ATGGCTCGTCGGTCTCCCGTGCATTCCTTCCTGGCGCTGGCGGCGCTCGTGACGAGCGCCTGCGCATGGGTTCCCTCCACGGAACCCGAGGCCCCCCTCCCGCGGGAGCAACAGGCGCCCGTCGTGCAGGAGCCCACGGCCAGCGTGACGGCGCCCATCGTGACGAACGGCAGCCGGAACCGGATGCGAATCGCCCTCACCTTCGACGCCTGCTCCACGCACAAGAACGAGTACGACGAGCGCGTCATCCGCACCCTGGTGGAGACGGGGACGCCCGCCACCCTCTTCATCGGCGGCGGTTGGGCCCTGGCCAATCCGGGCCGCGTCCAGGAGCTCGCGCAGTACCCGGGCTTCGAGTTCGGCAACCACACCTTCTCCCATCCCCACATGCCCAGGGTGAAGGATGACCGGAAGGTCCTGGAGGAGCTGCAGCGCACGCAGCGGGTCGTCTATGACTTGAGCGGACGCATCCCCAAGTACTTCCGCCCGCCGTTCGGCGAGGTGGACCTGCGGGTCGCGTGGATCGCGTCCCAGGCGGCACTCACCACCATCAACTACGATCTGCCCTCGGGAGATCCGGATAGGAGCATCACCCCGAAACGGCTGGTGGACTGGGTGCTGCGCCAGGCGAGCCCCGGCGGCATCGTGGTGATGCACATGAATCACAAGCGCTTCCCCACCGCCCAGGCCCTGCCGGACGTCATCAAGGGTCTGCGCAAGCGCGGCTTCGAGCTCGTCACCGTGGGCACGCTGCTCGAGGACGACACCTGGCCCACGTGCATGCCGTCCGAGGAGCCCGAGCGTCCCGTGGTGGCGAACTTCATCCCCTGA
- a CDS encoding FIST signal transduction protein, with protein sequence MTVAIGVGVGDDTDVEKAVHTAVEQARAQLGGVPAQAAYITATVDYEAARVHAAFQEELSGVSLHGVTTSLGVLTPVGVRNEGHGAVAVLLVGGAPGTAFVASSRETDGRQAGEKAARELVRKAGGKMPRMILFNASPGDEEEMLAGIASVCPDVPCQGGSAADHAIAGQWSVFTHEGPVPMGVSLLGLFGEVRLGTALSTPYSPTGVRARATGAEGRSLLSLDGQPAAQVLGRWMEGAIDDQLRSGGNILAQTALRPLAVRRDMGNRDHYVTVHPAHIHADRGAVDVFARIEPHDEVCLMTGTAEGLVNEVAHLIDTALAHGGMTTRDVKGASLIFCAGCAGALGPRIDEGLRTFARLLPGVPLLGLCTFGEQGHIPGLGNVHQDLSLSLTLFANP encoded by the coding sequence ATGACGGTCGCGATCGGAGTCGGAGTCGGAGATGACACGGACGTGGAGAAGGCCGTCCACACCGCGGTGGAGCAGGCCCGGGCACAGCTCGGAGGCGTGCCCGCCCAGGCCGCCTACATCACCGCGACGGTGGACTACGAGGCCGCGCGCGTCCACGCCGCCTTCCAGGAAGAACTGTCCGGGGTGTCCCTGCACGGGGTGACCACGTCCCTGGGCGTGCTCACCCCGGTCGGCGTGCGCAACGAGGGCCACGGCGCCGTGGCGGTGCTGCTCGTGGGCGGTGCGCCCGGAACGGCCTTCGTGGCCTCCTCCAGGGAAACCGACGGACGCCAGGCCGGAGAGAAGGCGGCGCGGGAGCTGGTGCGCAAGGCGGGCGGGAAGATGCCGCGGATGATCCTCTTCAACGCCTCGCCCGGCGACGAGGAGGAGATGCTGGCGGGCATCGCGAGCGTGTGTCCGGACGTGCCGTGCCAGGGTGGCAGCGCCGCGGACCATGCCATCGCCGGGCAGTGGAGCGTCTTCACCCACGAGGGCCCGGTGCCGATGGGCGTGTCGCTGCTGGGCCTCTTCGGAGAGGTGCGGCTGGGAACGGCGCTGTCCACCCCCTACAGCCCCACGGGAGTGCGGGCCCGGGCCACGGGCGCCGAGGGCCGAAGCCTGCTCTCGTTGGATGGCCAGCCGGCCGCGCAGGTGCTGGGGCGTTGGATGGAGGGAGCCATCGATGACCAGCTGCGCTCGGGAGGCAACATCCTGGCGCAGACGGCGCTGCGGCCCCTCGCCGTGCGCCGCGACATGGGCAACCGGGACCATTACGTGACGGTGCACCCCGCCCACATCCACGCGGACCGGGGGGCGGTGGATGTCTTCGCCCGCATCGAGCCCCACGACGAGGTGTGCCTGATGACCGGCACCGCCGAGGGTCTGGTGAACGAGGTGGCCCATCTCATCGACACGGCGCTGGCGCACGGAGGCATGACGACGCGGGACGTGAAGGGCGCGTCGCTCATCTTCTGCGCCGGGTGCGCGGGTGCGCTGGGGCCTCGCATCGACGAGGGCCTGCGAACGTTCGCGCGGCTGCTGCCGGGTGTGCCCCTGCTGGGCCTGTGCACCTTCGGTGAGCAGGGCCACATCCCCGGTCTGGGCAACGTGCACCAGGACCTGTCGCTCAGCCTGACGCTCTTCGCCAACCCCTGA